A single Pseudomonas sp. MM223 DNA region contains:
- the ppa gene encoding Inorganic pyrophosphatase (*Name ppa) produces MSYSKIPAGKDLPNDIYVAIEIPANHAPIKYEIDKDSDTLFVDRFMATPMFYPANYGFIPNTLADDGDPLDVLVVTPYPVAPGSVIRARPVGVLNMTDDGGGDAKVIAVPHDKLSQLYIDVKEYTDLPALLIQQIEHFFANYKDLEKGKWVKIEGWDGADAARAAITKSVAAYKG; encoded by the coding sequence ATGAGCTACAGCAAGATTCCGGCGGGCAAAGACCTGCCGAACGACATCTACGTCGCCATCGAAATCCCGGCCAACCACGCGCCGATCAAATACGAGATCGACAAGGACAGCGACACCCTGTTCGTCGACCGTTTCATGGCCACCCCGATGTTCTACCCAGCCAACTATGGCTTCATCCCGAACACCCTGGCTGACGACGGTGACCCGCTGGACGTGCTGGTGGTTACCCCTTACCCGGTAGCGCCAGGTTCGGTTATCCGCGCGCGTCCGGTTGGCGTACTGAACATGACCGACGACGGCGGCGGCGACGCCAAGGTCATCGCTGTTCCTCACGACAAGCTGTCGCAGCTGTACATTGACGTGAAGGAATACACCGACCTGCCAGCCCTGCTGATCCAGCAGATCGAGCACTTCTTTGCCAACTACAAAGATCTCGAGAAGGGCAAGTGGGTCAAGATCGAAGGCTGGGATGGCGCTGACGCCGCCCGTGCCGCGATCACCAAATCGGTTGCTGCCTACAAAGGCTGA
- the pfeS_1 gene encoding Sensor protein PfeS (*Name pfeS_1) produces MRRHPLLWKLAVLQVSFCLLLIWLIWTWGLSVERSTYFLSPADQDYLARYAQQAEDAWEQGGAVGVETWRRQLEQAEDTWVVVIGPHLQSLGTTPLSAEQASHLTFMRKLDWPMSRRLQDELPYVSIEFPQHPEHGRLVLQLPERLLPTGLTPWTHVITHGVAPALLALLLGLALYRHLVVPLNRLRDRADALRADDLDSPALPLLERRDELGELAQAFEHMAGRLRQSLEQQRLLLRTLSHELRTPLARLRIAHDSDLPPLQLRERLDREVAGMQKLLEDTLDLAWMDTEQPSLPTEPVLMVSVWEALCQDVCFESGWDRARLPCSLGTDCLVQAHLDSLAQALENLIRNAIRHSPAEGRISLDGWRESDCWHLRLSDQGPGVPAADLERIFKPYQRLADSGAGFGLGLADSGAGFGLGLAIARRAIELQGGRLWASNGHPGLCLHMTLPMARDCLES; encoded by the coding sequence ATGCGTCGCCATCCGTTGCTGTGGAAGCTGGCCGTATTGCAGGTCAGCTTCTGCCTGTTGCTTATCTGGCTGATCTGGACCTGGGGCCTGTCGGTGGAACGCAGCACCTATTTCCTGTCCCCGGCCGACCAGGATTACCTGGCCCGCTATGCGCAACAAGCCGAAGATGCCTGGGAGCAAGGCGGCGCAGTCGGCGTCGAGACCTGGCGCCGGCAACTGGAACAGGCCGAAGACACCTGGGTGGTCGTGATCGGGCCACACTTGCAAAGCCTTGGCACCACACCGCTGAGCGCCGAGCAGGCCAGCCACCTGACCTTCATGCGCAAACTCGATTGGCCAATGAGCCGTCGCCTGCAAGATGAGCTGCCGTACGTCAGTATCGAATTTCCGCAGCACCCCGAGCACGGCCGCCTGGTGCTGCAACTGCCCGAGCGCCTGCTGCCCACCGGCCTGACGCCGTGGACCCATGTAATCACCCACGGCGTTGCACCCGCACTGCTCGCCCTGCTGCTGGGCCTGGCGTTGTACCGGCACTTGGTCGTACCGCTAAACCGCCTGCGCGACCGCGCCGACGCCCTGCGGGCCGATGACCTGGACAGCCCCGCCCTGCCCCTGCTGGAACGCCGTGATGAGCTGGGTGAACTGGCACAAGCCTTCGAGCACATGGCCGGGCGCCTGCGCCAGAGCCTGGAACAACAGCGCCTGCTGTTGCGCACGCTGTCGCACGAGTTGCGCACACCCCTTGCGCGGCTGCGCATCGCCCATGACAGCGACTTGCCGCCGTTACAGCTGCGCGAGCGCCTGGACCGCGAAGTCGCCGGCATGCAGAAGCTGCTGGAAGACACGCTGGACCTGGCCTGGATGGACACCGAACAGCCTAGCTTGCCGACCGAGCCGGTATTGATGGTTTCCGTATGGGAGGCACTGTGCCAGGACGTTTGCTTCGAAAGCGGTTGGGATCGTGCACGCCTGCCGTGTTCGCTTGGTACCGATTGCCTGGTGCAGGCCCATCTGGACAGCCTGGCCCAGGCCCTGGAAAACCTGATACGCAACGCCATTCGCCACTCGCCGGCCGAGGGCCGGATCAGCCTGGATGGCTGGCGTGAAAGCGACTGTTGGCACCTGCGCCTGAGCGACCAGGGCCCCGGCGTACCTGCTGCCGACCTTGAACGCATCTTCAAGCCTTACCAGCGCCTGGCCGACAGCGGCGCGGGCTTCGGCCTGGGCCTGGCCGACAGCGGCGCGGGCTTCGGCCTGGGCCTGGCCATCGCCCGCCGCGCCATCGAGCTGCAAGGCGGCCGCTTGTGGGCCAGCAATGGCCACCCTGGGCTGTGCCTTCACATGACCTTGCCGATGGCCAGGGACTGTTTAGAAAGTTAA
- the eutB gene encoding Ethanolamine ammonia-lyase heavy chain (*Name eutB): MASFVHTVGHMVYRFDSLKDVMAKASPARSGDYLAGVAASNDGERVAAQMALANIPLTHFLNEALIPYEADEVTRLIIDTHDAQAFAPVSHLTVGGLRDWLLSEEAHEDSLRALAPGLTPEMAAAVSKIMRVQDLVLVAQKIRVVTRFRGTMGLRGRLSTRLQPNHPTDEPAGIAASILDGLLYGNGDAMIGINPATDSIASICALLEMLDAIIQRYDIPTQACVLTHVTTSIEAINRGVPLDLVFQSIAGTEAANAGFGINLNVLQEGYEAGLSLKRGTLGQNLMYFETGQGSALSANAHHGVDQQTCETRAYAVARHFKPFLVNTVVGFIGPEYLYNGKQIIRAGLEDHFCGKLLGVPMGCDICYTNHAEADQDDMDTLLTLLGVAGINFIMGIPGSDDIMLNYQTTSFHDALYARQTLGLKPGPEFEAWLARTGIFTQADGRVRFGDNLPPAFRQALAQLA; this comes from the coding sequence ATGGCAAGTTTCGTACACACGGTCGGCCACATGGTCTACCGCTTCGATAGCCTCAAGGACGTGATGGCCAAGGCCAGCCCCGCACGCTCAGGGGACTACCTGGCGGGCGTCGCGGCCAGCAATGACGGCGAGCGTGTCGCTGCGCAGATGGCGCTGGCCAATATCCCGCTGACGCACTTTCTCAATGAAGCCCTGATCCCTTACGAAGCCGATGAAGTCACCCGCCTTATCATCGATACCCACGACGCCCAGGCATTCGCACCGGTCAGCCACCTGACCGTGGGCGGCCTACGCGACTGGCTGCTGAGCGAAGAGGCCCATGAGGACAGCCTGCGCGCCCTGGCGCCCGGGCTGACACCGGAAATGGCCGCAGCCGTGTCGAAGATCATGCGCGTGCAGGACCTGGTGCTGGTGGCGCAGAAGATTCGCGTGGTCACCCGGTTCCGCGGCACCATGGGCCTGCGCGGGCGCTTGTCGACCCGGTTGCAGCCCAACCACCCGACCGACGAGCCGGCCGGCATCGCTGCCAGCATTCTCGACGGCCTGCTGTACGGCAACGGCGACGCGATGATTGGCATCAACCCGGCCACCGACAGCATCGCCTCGATCTGTGCCCTGCTGGAAATGCTCGACGCCATTATCCAGCGCTATGACATCCCCACCCAGGCCTGTGTGCTGACCCATGTCACCACCTCGATCGAGGCCATCAACCGCGGCGTGCCGCTGGACCTGGTGTTCCAGTCCATTGCCGGCACCGAGGCCGCCAACGCCGGGTTTGGCATCAACCTGAACGTGTTGCAGGAAGGTTACGAAGCGGGCCTGTCGCTGAAACGCGGCACCCTCGGGCAAAACCTGATGTATTTCGAAACCGGCCAGGGCAGCGCACTGTCGGCCAACGCCCACCATGGCGTCGACCAGCAAACCTGCGAAACCCGCGCCTATGCCGTGGCCCGTCACTTCAAGCCGTTTCTGGTCAATACCGTGGTCGGTTTTATCGGCCCGGAGTACCTGTACAACGGCAAGCAGATCATCCGCGCGGGCCTTGAAGACCACTTCTGCGGCAAGCTGCTGGGTGTGCCGATGGGTTGTGATATCTGCTACACCAACCACGCCGAAGCCGACCAGGACGACATGGACACCCTGCTGACCCTGCTTGGGGTGGCCGGGATCAACTTCATCATGGGCATCCCCGGCTCCGACGACATCATGCTCAACTACCAGACCACCTCGTTCCACGACGCGCTGTACGCGCGCCAGACCCTGGGGCTGAAGCCCGGGCCAGAGTTCGAGGCATGGCTGGCCCGCACCGGCATCTTCACCCAGGCCGATGGCCGGGTGCGCTTTGGTGACAACCTGCCACCGGCCTTCCGCCAGGCCTTGGCACAGCTTGCATAG
- the prtR_1 gene encoding HTH-type transcriptional regulator PrtR (*Name prtR_1) has translation MNTSGDRLKALLHECGLSPSDFAAQRSVTPQHVNNWFKRGVPLARLDELADLFCVHRRWLRTGEGPKHPNAIQRNYPPRPRQAPANPLSPLSAHRARELKVPFYELQNGLLSPVASKHLRLPAKALKRLGVHADNAICLAMPASNMVPLVPLEATLAVDLGMTQVIEGETYALLHNGVLRVNNLSLGPQGTLYLHSHDRRNYAAERYTPAQRQAQGLEIIGWVFHWSHFRQQRPG, from the coding sequence ATGAACACTTCCGGCGACCGCCTCAAAGCCCTTCTTCACGAATGTGGCCTGTCCCCTTCCGATTTCGCCGCTCAGCGCAGCGTCACACCGCAGCACGTCAATAACTGGTTCAAACGCGGCGTGCCCCTGGCCCGCCTGGACGAACTGGCCGACCTGTTCTGTGTGCATCGGCGCTGGCTGCGCACGGGCGAAGGGCCCAAACACCCCAACGCAATCCAGCGCAACTACCCGCCACGGCCTCGGCAGGCACCAGCAAACCCGCTCAGCCCACTGTCGGCACACCGTGCCCGGGAGCTGAAGGTGCCCTTTTACGAACTGCAAAACGGCCTGCTTTCGCCGGTGGCCAGCAAACACCTGCGCCTGCCCGCAAAAGCGTTGAAACGGCTGGGTGTCCACGCCGACAACGCCATCTGCCTGGCCATGCCCGCCAGCAACATGGTGCCGCTTGTGCCGCTGGAGGCCACCTTGGCCGTGGACCTGGGCATGACACAGGTAATAGAGGGTGAAACCTATGCACTGCTGCACAATGGCGTGCTCAGGGTAAACAACCTCAGCCTCGGCCCACAGGGCACGCTGTACTTGCACAGCCATGACCGGCGTAATTACGCCGCCGAACGCTACACCCCCGCCCAGCGCCAGGCGCAGGGCCTGGAGATTATCGGCTGGGTATTCCACTGGTCGCATTTCCGCCAGCAGCGGCCCGGCTGA
- the fpvA_2 gene encoding Ferripyoverdine receptor (*Name fpvA_2) codes for MNGFKRVGSPRRARGWLVLGLLAPFSLSALAETVATQAAAEDSALDLPALTIEGNRLYDMLPSEATGGYSVDAATVGTKTPAALKDIPQSITVYTQDYVKDRQFVHLDDLAKYTAGLRTLTNDSGRSSIYARGYEYSEFNIDGLPAPMASIFGTVPSLAAFDRVEIMRGPAGLFSSTSELGGIVNMVRKRPTAEFQGHVEGSYGTWDTNHEEIDLSGPLDDAGRVRGRFIASRDDTNGEVDYNANTSNSYYGALDVDLDDATTLSFGLMHEVKNITPHNGYPATLSGDVPDFSHSRFLGADWNYFDGKTTDLVAELTHRFDNGGYGRIAARGSHRDTNYLYAFTATNATTGANSERASARDFTQDTYSLDASYSQPFETLGQVSEFVVGTDYKNYDTEYLNGTTNLGAINVNTYSPKQFAKPSPNYSTETGMQEEEYGLYSKVTFRPIERLALIAGGRFSWYRGDFYTTTLSSGASTNDSKRVDGHFTPYGGLVYDLTENHALYASYSQVFKPQSDTDSNGRVLKPREGEQYEFGLKSSYFGGDLNTRFSVFRLTDKNRATTEYDEDGVDTNFSVASGKTRVKGAEVEVSGKLTPNWELLAGYTWMETETLKGDAETTFFIMPRNQASLWSKYTISQGPLSGLAIGGGVSAMSSFYAENGGVRIDAPGYATVDAMLSYPVTSKLTATFNVNNLFDRDYLSRVGSTSTFNFYGPSRSMMVGARYDF; via the coding sequence ATGAACGGTTTCAAACGTGTGGGGAGCCCGCGACGGGCTCGGGGCTGGCTGGTGCTGGGGTTGCTGGCGCCGTTTTCGTTGTCGGCACTGGCTGAAACCGTCGCGACCCAGGCGGCAGCCGAGGACAGCGCGCTCGACTTGCCGGCACTGACCATCGAAGGCAACCGCCTTTACGACATGCTGCCCTCGGAAGCCACCGGTGGCTACAGCGTCGATGCAGCGACCGTGGGCACCAAGACGCCAGCCGCCCTGAAGGACATCCCCCAGTCGATCACCGTGTACACCCAGGACTACGTCAAAGACCGCCAGTTCGTGCACCTGGATGACCTGGCCAAATACACCGCCGGCCTGCGCACCTTGACCAACGACAGCGGCCGGTCGTCGATCTACGCCCGGGGTTACGAGTACAGCGAATTCAACATTGACGGCCTGCCGGCGCCAATGGCCAGCATCTTCGGTACCGTACCGTCGCTGGCGGCGTTCGACCGTGTCGAAATCATGCGCGGCCCGGCCGGGCTGTTCAGCAGCACCAGTGAACTGGGTGGCATCGTCAACATGGTGCGCAAGCGCCCGACCGCCGAGTTTCAGGGCCACGTCGAAGGCAGCTATGGCACCTGGGACACCAACCACGAAGAAATCGACCTGAGCGGGCCGCTGGATGACGCTGGCCGCGTGCGCGGGCGTTTCATCGCGTCCCGTGACGACACCAATGGCGAAGTCGATTACAACGCCAACACCAGCAACAGCTACTACGGTGCGCTGGATGTCGACCTGGACGACGCCACCACGCTGTCGTTCGGCCTGATGCACGAAGTGAAGAACATCACGCCGCACAATGGCTACCCGGCAACCCTGTCCGGCGACGTGCCCGATTTCAGCCATTCCCGTTTCCTGGGCGCCGACTGGAACTACTTCGATGGCAAGACCACCGACCTGGTTGCCGAGCTGACCCACCGCTTCGACAACGGCGGTTATGGCCGTATCGCGGCGCGCGGCTCGCACCGCGACACCAATTACCTGTACGCCTTCACCGCAACCAATGCCACCACCGGTGCCAACTCCGAGCGCGCCAGCGCCCGCGATTTCACCCAGGACACCTACTCGCTGGACGCCAGCTACAGCCAGCCGTTCGAAACCCTCGGGCAGGTCAGCGAATTTGTGGTCGGCACCGACTACAAGAACTACGACACCGAATACCTCAACGGCACCACTAACCTGGGCGCCATCAACGTCAACACCTATTCGCCCAAGCAGTTCGCCAAACCATCGCCCAACTACAGCACCGAGACCGGCATGCAGGAAGAGGAGTACGGCCTGTATTCCAAGGTCACCTTCCGCCCGATCGAGCGCCTGGCGCTGATTGCCGGTGGCCGCTTCAGCTGGTACCGCGGTGATTTCTACACCACCACCCTGAGCAGCGGTGCCAGCACCAACGACAGCAAGCGTGTCGATGGCCACTTCACCCCGTATGGTGGGCTGGTCTACGACCTGACCGAGAACCATGCGCTGTACGCCAGCTATTCGCAGGTGTTCAAGCCGCAGTCCGACACCGACAGCAATGGCCGGGTGTTGAAACCGCGTGAAGGCGAGCAATACGAGTTTGGCCTGAAGAGCAGCTACTTTGGCGGCGACCTGAATACCCGCTTCTCGGTATTCCGCCTGACCGACAAGAACCGCGCCACTACCGAGTACGACGAGGACGGTGTAGACACCAACTTCTCGGTTGCCTCCGGCAAAACCCGCGTCAAAGGCGCTGAAGTGGAGGTGAGCGGCAAGCTGACGCCAAACTGGGAACTGCTGGCCGGCTACACCTGGATGGAAACCGAAACCCTCAAGGGTGATGCCGAAACCACATTCTTCATCATGCCGCGCAACCAGGCTTCGCTGTGGAGCAAGTACACCATCAGCCAAGGCCCGCTGTCTGGCTTGGCCATTGGCGGCGGTGTGTCGGCGATGAGCAGCTTCTACGCCGAGAACGGTGGCGTGCGTATCGATGCACCCGGCTATGCCACGGTAGACGCGATGCTGTCGTACCCGGTTACCTCGAAGCTGACGGCCACCTTCAACGTCAACAACCTGTTCGATCGGGACTACCTGTCGCGGGTGGGATCGACGTCGACGTTCAACTTCTACGGGCCGTCGCGCAGCATGATGGTTGGGGCGCGGTATGACTTCTGA
- the besA_1 gene encoding Ferri-bacillibactin esterase BesA (*Name besA_1), translated as MSKMTLTLALALALAAPVAMAQPERNQKMDTSLLQRQDLAYRFSQLDLDSADGQRHYRLWVGTPNRPAPASGYPVLWMLDGNAALGALDSQQLAKLAAGQAPLLVAVGYQTEQRIERAGRTYDYTPALPGQTEQRDPLTGQPSGGVDAFLDLLTGRMRPMVAGLAPIDLQRQTLWGHSYGGLAVLHTLFTRPGAFSDYAAASPSLWWHDGAIVHEAQGLEQRLGNTPARLLLMRGSEEPANPRAQVKGDVERPARELAADLARVKSLQVRFERFEGLDHGQMLGASLKAVIEQLAR; from the coding sequence ATGAGCAAGATGACCCTGACGCTGGCTTTGGCACTGGCCCTTGCAGCCCCCGTTGCCATGGCGCAGCCCGAGCGCAACCAGAAGATGGACACCTCGCTGCTGCAGCGTCAGGACCTGGCTTACCGCTTCAGCCAACTCGACCTGGATTCAGCCGATGGCCAGCGTCATTATCGTTTGTGGGTCGGCACGCCGAACCGCCCCGCGCCAGCATCGGGGTACCCGGTGCTGTGGATGCTCGACGGCAATGCCGCGCTTGGCGCGCTGGACAGCCAGCAACTGGCCAAGCTTGCCGCCGGCCAGGCGCCCTTGCTGGTGGCCGTGGGGTACCAGACTGAGCAGCGTATCGAGCGGGCCGGGCGCACTTATGACTACACCCCAGCGTTACCCGGGCAGACTGAACAGCGTGACCCGCTGACCGGCCAGCCCAGTGGTGGCGTGGATGCCTTTCTTGACCTGCTGACCGGGCGCATGCGGCCGATGGTGGCCGGGCTGGCACCCATCGACCTGCAGCGACAGACGCTGTGGGGCCACTCCTATGGCGGGCTGGCCGTGCTGCATACGCTATTTACCCGGCCCGGGGCGTTCAGTGACTATGCAGCGGCCAGCCCTTCGCTGTGGTGGCATGACGGGGCAATCGTGCATGAGGCGCAGGGGCTTGAACAACGCTTGGGCAACACCCCTGCGCGGCTGCTACTGATGCGCGGCAGCGAGGAACCTGCCAACCCCAGGGCACAGGTAAAGGGCGATGTCGAGAGACCTGCGCGCGAACTGGCGGCGGACCTGGCCAGGGTAAAAAGCCTTCAGGTGCGCTTCGAACGGTTTGAAGGGCTGGACCATGGGCAAATGCTGGGGGCCTCGTTGAAGGCGGTCATCGAGCAGCTGGCCAGATAA
- the mtfA gene encoding Protein MtfA (*Name mtfA) — translation MKLNWYQGFHEIILYPDDFKSPQRHRDASGVEHVWDGEHSGEAWQQGPIILAWNGVLASGGWEAYNLVIHELAHKLDMLNGDANGLPPLHSGMPVDEWATAMQQAYDDLNRQLDNNPDAETAIDPYAAENPAEFFAVTSEYFFSAPDLLHQAYPLVYRQLSQFYRQDPLARLHRLQAEHPDYRESHA, via the coding sequence GTGAAGCTGAACTGGTACCAGGGCTTCCACGAAATCATCCTGTACCCCGACGACTTCAAGAGCCCACAGCGCCATCGCGATGCCAGTGGCGTGGAGCACGTATGGGACGGCGAACACAGCGGCGAGGCCTGGCAACAGGGGCCAATCATCCTGGCCTGGAACGGCGTGCTGGCCAGTGGTGGCTGGGAGGCCTACAACCTGGTCATCCATGAGCTGGCGCACAAGCTCGACATGCTCAATGGCGATGCCAACGGCTTGCCGCCGCTACACAGCGGCATGCCGGTGGATGAGTGGGCAACGGCCATGCAGCAGGCCTACGACGACCTCAACCGCCAGCTGGACAACAACCCCGACGCCGAAACCGCCATCGACCCCTATGCTGCGGAAAACCCGGCGGAGTTCTTTGCCGTTACCAGCGAATACTTCTTTAGTGCCCCCGACCTGCTGCATCAGGCTTATCCATTGGTCTACCGCCAGTTGTCGCAGTTCTACCGGCAAGACCCGCTGGCGCGGCTGCACCGGCTGCAGGCCGAACATCCCGATTACCGCGAAAGCCACGCCTGA
- the ompR_3 gene encoding Transcriptional regulatory protein OmpR (*Name ompR_3) — MPTSLLLAEDDASLRQDLERHFLKRGFRVHACATGTQALDAIRQSPFELVLLDIMLPGIDGLSLLDELRRQQAVPVMLMSALGAEQDRISGFTRGADDYLPKPFSLAELDARVDALLRRVAFDRGTAVRADVGEVMLDHDRQDIVHNGNAAGLTASEFRLLVTLRAHPGEALSKPFLYQTVLHRAYTRLDRGLDVHVCNLRRKLADISAQHLQIQAVRGQGYILVDTEQP; from the coding sequence GTGCCCACCTCACTTCTCCTTGCCGAAGACGACGCAAGCCTGCGTCAGGACCTGGAACGCCATTTCCTCAAACGCGGTTTCCGGGTGCACGCCTGCGCCACTGGTACCCAGGCACTGGACGCCATTCGGCAATCGCCGTTCGAACTGGTGTTGCTGGACATCATGCTGCCGGGCATCGACGGCCTCAGCCTGCTCGATGAGCTGCGCCGGCAACAGGCGGTACCGGTCATGCTGATGTCGGCGCTGGGGGCCGAGCAGGACCGCATCAGCGGCTTTACCCGTGGTGCCGACGACTACCTGCCCAAGCCCTTCAGCCTGGCGGAGCTGGACGCACGGGTCGATGCCTTGCTCCGGCGAGTGGCATTTGATCGCGGCACGGCCGTGCGTGCCGACGTCGGCGAAGTGATGCTGGACCACGACCGCCAGGACATTGTCCACAACGGCAACGCCGCCGGGCTCACCGCTTCCGAATTCCGCTTGCTGGTGACGCTGCGGGCGCACCCCGGCGAAGCCTTGAGCAAACCCTTCCTGTACCAGACCGTGCTGCACCGGGCCTATACCCGCCTGGACCGGGGCCTGGACGTGCATGTGTGCAACCTGCGCCGCAAACTGGCCGACATCAGTGCCCAGCACTTGCAGATCCAGGCCGTGCGCGGCCAGGGCTACATCCTGGTCGACACGGAACAGCCCTGA
- the dedA gene encoding Protein DedA (*Name dedA), giving the protein MDFNPLDLILHLDAYLDLLVTNYGPWIYAILFTVIFCETGLVVMPFLPGDSLLFIAGAVAAGGGMDPVLLAGLLMAAAILGDSTNYVIGRTAGERLFNNPNSKIFRRDYLQRTHEFYERHGGKTVTLARFLPILRTFAPFVAGIAHMHYPRFLGFSVAGSILWVGGLVTLGYFFGNVPFIKQHLSLMVVGIIILSLVPMILGLLRGRLGRTAKAH; this is encoded by the coding sequence ATGGATTTCAACCCGTTGGACCTTATCCTGCATCTCGATGCCTACCTCGATCTGCTGGTCACCAATTACGGTCCCTGGATCTACGCCATCCTTTTCACCGTGATCTTCTGCGAAACCGGGCTGGTGGTAATGCCCTTCCTGCCGGGCGACTCGCTGTTGTTCATCGCCGGCGCCGTAGCGGCGGGTGGCGGTATGGACCCGGTGCTGCTGGCTGGCCTGTTGATGGCTGCCGCAATCCTGGGCGACAGCACCAACTACGTGATCGGCCGAACAGCCGGCGAGCGGTTGTTCAACAACCCCAACTCGAAGATATTCCGCCGCGACTACCTGCAGCGCACCCACGAGTTCTATGAGCGCCATGGCGGTAAAACCGTGACGTTGGCGCGCTTCCTGCCCATCCTGCGCACGTTCGCACCGTTCGTCGCCGGCATCGCCCACATGCATTACCCACGCTTCCTTGGCTTCAGTGTTGCCGGCTCAATCCTGTGGGTCGGCGGCCTGGTAACCCTGGGCTACTTCTTCGGCAACGTGCCATTCATCAAGCAGCACCTGTCGCTGATGGTGGTGGGCATCATCATCCTGTCGCTGGTGCCGATGATCCTCGGCCTGTTGCGCGGCCGCCTGGGCCGTACTGCCAAGGCTCACTGA
- the eutC gene encoding Ethanolamine ammonia-lyase light chain (*Name eutC), producing the protein MDHRTPTPDNPWLALRNLTPARIALGRAGTSLPTGAQLDFQFAHAQARDAVHLAFDHAGLATQLGDRGRESLVLHSAASDRHQYLQRPDLGRRLNEESIATLRQHAQANPGGVDLAIVVADGLSALAVHRHTLPFLTRFEEQAAADGWTSAPVVLVQQGRVAVADEVGELLGARMTVMLIGERPGLSSPDSLGLYFTYAPKVGLTDAYRNCISNIRLEGLSYGMAAHRLLYLMREACRRQLSGVNLKDEAEVHSLESEPAGNQKGNFLLGKG; encoded by the coding sequence ATGGACCATCGCACGCCTACCCCCGACAACCCTTGGCTGGCCCTGCGCAACCTGACCCCGGCACGCATCGCCCTGGGCCGTGCCGGCACCAGCCTGCCGACCGGGGCGCAGCTGGACTTCCAGTTCGCCCATGCCCAGGCCCGCGATGCCGTGCACCTGGCCTTCGACCACGCCGGCCTGGCTACCCAACTGGGTGACCGCGGGCGCGAAAGCCTGGTGCTGCACAGCGCCGCCAGTGACCGCCACCAGTACCTGCAACGCCCGGACCTGGGCCGACGCCTGAATGAAGAGTCGATTGCCACCCTGCGCCAGCATGCCCAGGCCAACCCCGGCGGTGTCGACCTGGCCATTGTGGTCGCCGATGGCCTTTCAGCCCTGGCTGTGCACCGCCATACCTTGCCGTTCCTGACCCGCTTCGAGGAGCAGGCTGCCGCCGATGGCTGGACCAGCGCCCCGGTTGTGCTGGTGCAGCAGGGCCGCGTGGCGGTGGCCGACGAGGTTGGTGAACTGCTGGGCGCACGGATGACAGTGATGCTGATCGGCGAGCGCCCGGGGCTAAGCTCGCCCGACAGCCTTGGCCTGTATTTCACCTACGCGCCCAAGGTTGGCCTGACCGATGCCTACCGCAACTGCATTTCCAACATCCGCCTGGAGGGGTTGAGCTATGGCATGGCGGCGCACCGCTTGCTGTACTTGATGCGCGAAGCTTGCCGGCGCCAGCTTTCCGGGGTGAATCTAAAGGACGAAGCCGAGGTCCATAGCCTGGAAAGTGAACCTGCCGGCAACCAGAAAGGCAACTTCCTGCTCGGCAAAGGGTAA